A part of Paraburkholderia azotifigens genomic DNA contains:
- a CDS encoding amidohydrolase family protein, whose amino-acid sequence MIIDIHGHYTTAPKALETWRNRQIAGINHPSDMPKASELHISDDELRESIEQNQLRLMRERGLDLTVFSPRASFMAHHIGDFEVSSTWAAICNELCYRVSQLFPGHFIPAAMLPQSPGVDIATCIPELVKCVEQYGNVAINLNPDPSGGHWTSPPLSDRYWYPIYEKMVEYDIPAMVHVSTSCNACFHTTGAHYLNADTTAFMQCLSSDLFRDFPSLRFVIPHGGGAVPYHWGRFRGLAQEMKKPPLQEHLLNNIFFDTCVYHQPGIDLLTNVIPVDNILFASEMIGAVRGIDPQTGHYFDDTKRYVEAADMNPEQRYKIYEGNARRVYPRLDAALKAQGK is encoded by the coding sequence TTGATCATCGACATTCACGGCCACTACACGACTGCGCCAAAAGCGCTGGAAACGTGGCGCAACCGCCAGATTGCTGGCATCAACCATCCGTCGGACATGCCGAAGGCGTCCGAGCTGCATATCAGCGACGACGAGCTGCGCGAATCGATCGAGCAGAACCAGTTGCGTCTGATGCGCGAGCGCGGCCTCGACCTGACCGTGTTCAGCCCGCGCGCGAGCTTCATGGCGCATCACATCGGCGACTTCGAGGTGTCGAGCACATGGGCCGCGATCTGCAACGAGCTGTGCTATCGCGTGAGCCAGCTCTTTCCCGGGCATTTCATTCCCGCCGCGATGCTGCCGCAAAGCCCGGGTGTGGATATCGCCACCTGCATTCCCGAACTCGTGAAATGCGTCGAGCAGTACGGCAATGTCGCGATCAATCTGAATCCCGATCCGTCGGGCGGCCACTGGACCAGCCCGCCGCTGTCCGACCGCTACTGGTACCCGATCTACGAAAAGATGGTCGAGTACGACATTCCTGCGATGGTGCACGTCAGCACGAGCTGCAACGCCTGCTTCCACACCACGGGCGCGCATTACCTGAACGCGGACACGACGGCGTTCATGCAATGCCTGAGCTCGGACCTGTTCCGCGATTTCCCGAGCCTGCGCTTCGTGATTCCGCACGGCGGCGGCGCGGTGCCGTATCACTGGGGACGTTTTCGCGGACTCGCGCAGGAAATGAAGAAGCCGCCGTTGCAGGAGCATCTGCTCAACAACATCTTCTTCGACACCTGCGTGTATCACCAGCCGGGCATCGATCTGCTGACGAACGTGATTCCCGTCGACAACATCCTGTTCGCCAGCGAAATGATCGGCGCGGTGCGCGGTATCGATCCGCAGACGGGCCACTATTTCGACGATACGAAGCGCTATGTCGAAGCCGCCGATATGAATCCCGAACAGCGCTACAAGATTTATGAAGGCAATGCGCGGCGTGTATATCCACGCCTCGATGCCGCGCTCAAAGCTCAAGGAAAGTGA
- a CDS encoding porin, giving the protein MRSKWKNRIGLGLGVSTTIGMLATTIGMLATTPVHAQSSVQLYGTVDGGVRHQTNAAAGGGSVTTMNSNGYYSSNKLDFRAKEDLGDGWNAHFLLESGFNLGNGQFDNTTGTEFNRQSFVGIGHKTYGSFDLGRQYTIAHDIIGFYDPYGFHFTPIIPLTVASNGTRNNNDVKYKNNFGPVLLEVDNSFGGVAGDFSSGAARSVGLNYATGPIGIGGVYGHRNLLVGKSYVGDSYYMVGASYQLGPVRLSGGFMSEDQENQGAPHTVTNNGFGGIAWTVTPYLVFRGAYYQTNVSTDKSGRRGLSVLSLAYLLSKRTTLYAEGDYTSYRHAVVSTLNPAGASSQTAVTVGINHLF; this is encoded by the coding sequence GTGAGAAGCAAGTGGAAGAATCGCATCGGACTGGGACTGGGTGTATCGACGACGATCGGCATGCTCGCGACGACGATCGGCATGCTCGCGACGACACCCGTGCATGCGCAATCGAGCGTACAGCTTTACGGTACCGTCGACGGCGGCGTGCGTCACCAGACCAATGCGGCCGCCGGGGGCGGTTCGGTTACGACGATGAATTCGAACGGCTACTACAGTTCGAACAAGCTGGACTTCCGCGCGAAAGAAGATCTTGGCGACGGATGGAATGCGCACTTTCTGCTCGAGAGCGGTTTCAATCTCGGAAACGGCCAGTTCGATAACACGACAGGCACGGAGTTCAACCGGCAGTCGTTCGTGGGCATCGGTCACAAAACATATGGCTCGTTCGATCTTGGGCGTCAGTACACGATCGCGCACGACATCATCGGTTTCTATGATCCGTACGGCTTCCACTTCACGCCGATCATCCCTTTGACAGTGGCATCGAACGGCACGCGCAACAACAACGACGTGAAGTACAAGAACAACTTCGGACCGGTGCTCCTGGAAGTGGACAACTCGTTCGGCGGCGTGGCGGGCGACTTCAGCAGCGGCGCAGCGCGTTCGGTCGGCCTGAACTATGCGACGGGCCCCATCGGTATCGGCGGCGTCTATGGGCATCGTAACCTGCTCGTCGGCAAGTCCTATGTCGGCGACAGCTACTACATGGTCGGCGCGAGTTACCAGCTTGGTCCCGTTCGTCTATCGGGCGGCTTCATGTCGGAGGACCAGGAGAATCAGGGTGCGCCGCATACGGTCACGAACAACGGCTTCGGCGGCATTGCATGGACCGTGACGCCTTACCTTGTGTTTCGCGGCGCGTACTACCAGACTAATGTGTCCACCGACAAATCCGGGCGACGCGGGCTGTCCGTGCTGTCGCTCGCCTACCTGCTGTCCAAACGCACCACCCTCTATGCCGAAGGCGACTACACGTCATACCGGCACGCGGTGGTCAGCACGTTAAACCCGGCCGGCGCATCGAGCCAGACCGCCGTGACGGTCGGCATCAACCATCTGTTCTAA
- the dctA gene encoding C4-dicarboxylate transporter DctA: MSLPGKAASKPRGRQPFYRDLSFQVLAGMALGVAVGYWFPTFGINLQPVGDAFIRVIQMLIGPIIFCTVCSGIAGVNDFKKVGRVAIKALFYFEVVTSLALVLGLVVINVLKPGVGMNVDMHGMHSSAVDAYVAKAHHVVTTSEFLLNVIPHTAISAFAGGDVLQVLFFSVLFAFGLAAIGERARPAMDMIDSVSGALFWIIGLTMKIAPLAAFGAIAFTVSKFGFGTLISLGKLILEFYLTCALFILLILWPIAKVNGFSLLRLMRYIGAELLLVIGTSSSETVFPQLIDKLERLGCEKSVVGLVLPTAYTFNHDGTCLYFAAAAVFLAQATNTPMTWHDQLVLLAVLLLTSKGAAGVSGAAIAVLAATLAASNTIPVESIALILGIHKALSSAFVFTNIVGNSVATIVVANWEKALDRTALRSELKTGFRPADTSMGVLKQSGGTSAGS; encoded by the coding sequence ATGAGCTTGCCCGGCAAGGCCGCATCGAAACCCCGGGGACGCCAGCCGTTCTATCGCGACCTGTCTTTCCAGGTACTCGCCGGCATGGCGCTCGGCGTCGCCGTCGGCTACTGGTTCCCGACGTTCGGCATCAACCTGCAGCCGGTCGGCGATGCGTTCATCCGTGTCATCCAGATGCTGATCGGGCCCATCATCTTCTGTACCGTGTGCAGCGGCATCGCCGGGGTCAACGACTTCAAGAAGGTGGGCCGCGTCGCCATCAAGGCGCTGTTCTATTTCGAGGTCGTGACCTCCCTCGCACTCGTGCTCGGACTGGTCGTCATCAACGTGCTGAAACCCGGCGTCGGCATGAATGTCGATATGCATGGCATGCATTCGTCAGCCGTCGATGCGTATGTCGCGAAGGCGCATCACGTCGTCACGACCAGCGAGTTTCTGCTGAACGTGATTCCTCATACGGCCATCAGCGCGTTCGCGGGCGGCGACGTGTTGCAAGTGCTCTTCTTCTCGGTGCTATTCGCGTTTGGGCTGGCGGCAATCGGCGAGCGGGCGCGCCCGGCGATGGATATGATCGATTCGGTATCGGGCGCGCTCTTCTGGATCATCGGGCTGACGATGAAGATCGCTCCGCTTGCGGCGTTCGGCGCGATCGCCTTCACCGTGAGCAAGTTCGGCTTCGGCACGCTGATCTCGCTTGGCAAGCTGATCCTCGAGTTCTATCTGACGTGCGCGCTCTTCATTCTGCTGATTCTGTGGCCGATTGCGAAGGTGAACGGTTTCAGCCTGTTGCGGCTAATGCGCTATATCGGCGCGGAATTGCTGCTCGTGATCGGCACCAGTTCGTCCGAGACCGTCTTTCCGCAACTGATCGACAAGCTCGAACGCCTCGGCTGCGAGAAGTCCGTCGTCGGCCTCGTGCTTCCGACCGCGTACACGTTCAATCACGACGGCACGTGCCTGTATTTCGCCGCTGCCGCCGTGTTTCTCGCACAGGCTACCAACACGCCAATGACGTGGCACGATCAGCTGGTGCTGCTTGCCGTACTGCTGCTGACGTCGAAGGGTGCGGCGGGCGTATCGGGCGCTGCCATCGCCGTGCTCGCCGCGACACTCGCGGCATCGAACACGATTCCCGTCGAATCGATCGCGCTGATTCTCGGCATCCACAAGGCTCTGTCCAGCGCCTTTGTATTCACGAATATCGTCGGCAACAGCGTCGCGACGATCGTGGTCGCGAACTGGGAGAAGGCGCTCGACCGCACGGCGCTGCGTAGCGAGCTGAAAACCGGCTTTAGACCCGCCGATACGTCGATGGGTGTGCTCAAACAATCGGGTGGCACTTCTGCAGGAAGCTGA
- a CDS encoding amidohydrolase family protein, translating to MSVVVDTHTHAISPDKQRYPLAPVGGHQSEWSAKRPVSFEGLLAAMDEAGIARAVVVQASTVYGNDNSYVVEAVRNHPDRFAGVFSIDVLAKDAVSQMQRWLDAGLSGLRLFTTGSTMPGQAGWLDDERSFPVWDYAQKHDVSICLQMTAQGIPALLNMLSRFPDVRVLLDHLARPELAGGPPYEAAAPLFSLASHRGVYLKLTNRTIAEASRGASTPGAFFPRVLDAFGADRIAWGSNFPAAEGALPQLLADARDSLSMLPAGARQAIFGDTARTLYPALAAGQ from the coding sequence ATGTCTGTCGTCGTCGACACACACACCCATGCAATTTCCCCGGATAAACAACGATATCCTCTCGCGCCCGTTGGTGGCCATCAATCGGAATGGTCGGCGAAGCGCCCTGTCAGTTTCGAAGGGCTCCTTGCAGCGATGGACGAAGCGGGCATTGCACGCGCCGTCGTCGTGCAGGCATCGACGGTGTATGGCAATGACAATAGTTATGTGGTCGAAGCCGTGCGCAATCATCCCGACCGCTTCGCAGGCGTGTTTTCGATCGACGTGCTGGCCAAAGATGCCGTCTCGCAGATGCAACGCTGGCTCGATGCAGGTCTGAGCGGTCTGCGTCTCTTCACGACGGGCAGCACGATGCCCGGCCAGGCCGGCTGGCTGGACGACGAGCGCTCGTTTCCCGTCTGGGACTATGCGCAGAAGCACGACGTATCGATCTGTCTGCAGATGACTGCACAGGGCATTCCCGCGTTGCTGAACATGTTGTCGCGCTTTCCCGATGTGCGCGTGCTGCTCGATCACCTCGCGCGTCCTGAACTGGCGGGTGGTCCGCCGTACGAGGCCGCCGCGCCGCTGTTCAGTCTCGCATCGCATCGCGGCGTGTATCTGAAGCTGACCAATCGCACGATCGCCGAAGCGTCGCGCGGCGCATCGACGCCGGGTGCGTTCTTTCCCCGGGTGCTCGATGCATTCGGCGCAGATCGAATCGCATGGGGCTCGAATTTCCCCGCAGCCGAAGGCGCGCTGCCGCAATTGCTCGCGGATGCGCGCGACAGTCTTTCGATGCTGCCCGCCGGCGCGCGCCAAGCTATCTTCGGCGACACGGCACGCACGCTCTACCCCGCACTCGCGGCGGGACAGTAA
- a CDS encoding LysR substrate-binding domain-containing protein, with protein MSTDTGLERDDDLARLRRLFLFDAVCETGGIGLAAARAGRTQPAVSLAISKLEASFGGALFERGYGGSELTAEGEILHRRVRRMLDQMERAVSDAIGNDGPHTKNIGNICRHLTDSQVRCHIAIAQCGSAAEAAQQLGISQPAVHRAARQIEQTVGATLYRRRVHSVSANPAGVEFARCLSLAMYEIAQAREDLAHARGQMTGRISLGVLPMLAPRFVARTIQRLRRQYPNAKVTVDEGSHARLLRELRFGNIDVIIGALRVPRLAGSEREIELFSDPYVIAVRKGHRLAGKKTIAARDLAAFDWVVPQRNVPRRAVIDSILARLPGDPPLVVETSSLPMMTAMLVESDCITLLSRSQILEAYPASEMVALELQTPEAERTVGYTIRTQWLGTPMQQAFLEQLTLEAGVWTTNPVGAD; from the coding sequence ATGTCGACCGACACGGGACTGGAACGCGACGACGATCTCGCACGTCTGCGGCGTCTGTTTCTGTTCGATGCCGTCTGCGAAACGGGCGGCATCGGCCTTGCGGCGGCCCGCGCAGGGCGCACGCAGCCTGCCGTCAGCCTCGCCATCAGCAAACTCGAAGCCAGCTTCGGCGGGGCGCTGTTCGAGCGCGGCTATGGCGGCAGCGAGCTGACCGCTGAGGGCGAGATCCTGCATCGCCGTGTGCGGCGCATGCTCGATCAGATGGAGCGGGCTGTCAGCGATGCGATCGGCAACGACGGGCCGCACACGAAGAACATCGGCAATATCTGCCGTCATTTGACGGATTCGCAGGTGCGCTGCCACATTGCGATTGCCCAGTGCGGCTCGGCGGCGGAGGCGGCGCAGCAGCTCGGCATTTCGCAACCGGCCGTGCATCGCGCGGCGCGTCAGATCGAGCAGACGGTCGGCGCGACGCTCTACCGGCGGCGCGTGCACAGCGTGTCGGCGAACCCGGCGGGCGTCGAGTTCGCGCGCTGCCTGAGCCTCGCGATGTACGAGATCGCGCAGGCCCGCGAAGATCTCGCGCATGCACGCGGACAGATGACGGGACGGATTTCGCTCGGCGTGCTGCCCATGCTCGCGCCGCGTTTCGTCGCGCGCACGATCCAGCGGCTGCGCCGCCAGTACCCGAATGCGAAGGTGACGGTCGACGAAGGCTCTCACGCCCGGCTGTTACGGGAGCTGCGTTTCGGCAACATCGACGTGATCATAGGCGCGCTGAGGGTGCCTCGCCTCGCGGGTTCCGAGCGGGAAATCGAGCTGTTTTCCGATCCTTATGTGATCGCGGTCAGAAAGGGGCACCGGCTGGCAGGCAAGAAGACGATCGCTGCCCGCGATCTCGCGGCGTTCGACTGGGTGGTGCCGCAACGGAATGTGCCGCGTCGCGCAGTGATCGACTCGATTCTCGCGCGCCTGCCGGGCGATCCGCCGCTCGTGGTCGAGACCAGTTCGCTGCCGATGATGACGGCCATGCTGGTAGAAAGCGACTGCATCACGCTGCTGTCGCGCTCGCAGATTCTCGAAGCGTATCCCGCCAGCGAGATGGTTGCGCTGGAACTTCAGACGCCGGAAGCAGAGCGCACGGTTGGTTATACGATCAGAACGCAGTGGCTCGGCACGCCCATGCAGCAGGCGTTTCTGGAGCAATTGACGCTCGAGGCGGGTGTGTGGACCACGAACCCTGTCGGCGCGGATTGA
- a CDS encoding LysR family transcriptional regulator, producing the protein MDLKQIQYFIALFEDGSVTRAAKRLNIVQPALSMQIAKLEEELHQQLFERGAHGMAPTAAGRLMYRLFLPIMRDLAHARQQLVQRDEVVTGHVTIGLIASVTESVLADSLSRFHARYPHVEVTVADGYSATFIDWVAGGQLDAALINKPRARLSLDSQPLHDEEMVLATSATHGPDLPHSIELAHLPELELVLPTKRHGLRGVLDTAAQHEDVMLAPRFEIDVLSTIVALVEKTRFATILPRIVVGRAVREGTLRAHPILAPRIVRHIVRVSHPRRPLSAAAEALIAIIADELRQVSTAADINVPPVSRESAV; encoded by the coding sequence ATGGACCTCAAGCAAATCCAGTATTTCATCGCACTGTTCGAAGACGGATCGGTAACGCGCGCAGCGAAGCGGCTCAACATCGTGCAGCCCGCGCTCAGCATGCAGATCGCCAAACTGGAAGAGGAACTGCATCAGCAGCTGTTCGAGCGCGGCGCGCACGGCATGGCGCCGACGGCCGCGGGCCGCCTGATGTACCGGCTGTTTTTGCCTATCATGCGCGACCTCGCGCACGCGCGGCAGCAGCTCGTGCAGCGCGACGAGGTGGTTACAGGGCACGTGACCATCGGACTGATCGCATCGGTCACGGAGAGCGTGCTGGCCGATTCGCTGTCGCGCTTCCATGCGCGCTATCCGCACGTCGAAGTGACGGTCGCCGACGGCTACAGCGCGACGTTCATCGACTGGGTGGCGGGCGGGCAGCTCGATGCCGCGCTGATCAACAAGCCGCGTGCGCGTCTGTCGCTCGACTCCCAGCCGCTGCACGACGAGGAGATGGTGCTCGCAACGAGCGCCACGCACGGTCCCGACCTGCCTCATTCGATCGAGCTTGCGCACTTACCCGAACTCGAACTCGTGTTGCCCACCAAGCGCCATGGTTTGCGCGGCGTACTCGATACGGCGGCACAGCATGAAGACGTGATGCTCGCGCCGCGCTTCGAGATCGACGTGCTGTCGACCATCGTCGCGCTCGTCGAAAAGACACGCTTTGCGACGATCCTGCCGCGCATCGTGGTTGGACGCGCGGTGCGCGAGGGAACCTTGCGCGCGCATCCCATCCTCGCGCCGCGCATCGTGCGGCATATCGTGCGCGTGAGCCATCCGCGCCGCCCCCTCAGCGCGGCCGCCGAAGCGCTGATCGCGATCATCGCCGACGAACTGCGGCAGGTCTCGACTGCTGCCGATATCAACGTGCCACCCGTGTCCAGGGAATCCGCAGTGTAA
- a CDS encoding UbiD family decarboxylase, which produces MNTRDAATSGAFSGSPTDSVFQAVREWAEPSGALTLRGWLAHLARTGRLATIDKRVALEHELAAVAKRLDGTQAAFFTRAGQHAIPVVSGFMSKRAWIAEAMGVEECDLLARFRAAADAPVASQLVASRSAVCQQVVHTNGIDLHAQLPIPTHSEHDNGPYITAGLVIARNPRTGVQNVSINRIQVHGRDRMAILLLPRHLHAFQKAAEAAGDALDVAIAIGVDPLTMLASQAITPIDNDELEIAGALQGAPLPVAQCVTNGVHVPAFAEIVIEGRILPNVREPEGPFGEFPKYYSAREAREVIEVTAVTHRHNPIFHTIVPAEMEHLLLGAIPREATLLAHLQRSHPGVKDVHLSVGGVCRYHLWVQFDKKREGEAKNVILCAFGAHYDIKQVVVVDMDVDVHDPAEIEWAVATRFQADRDLVVIEGAQGSPLDPSTTVGQPDDAPPHLQGVSAKMGIDATRPVAYPAHVFTRVRIPGEDEVDLDALVATDNTAFDAWLGGARHD; this is translated from the coding sequence ATGAATACTCGCGACGCCGCAACCAGCGGCGCCTTTTCAGGTTCCCCTACCGATTCCGTTTTCCAGGCAGTCCGCGAATGGGCCGAGCCCTCGGGCGCGCTGACGCTGCGCGGCTGGCTCGCGCATCTCGCCCGCACAGGCCGTCTCGCGACGATCGACAAGCGCGTCGCCCTCGAACACGAACTGGCCGCTGTCGCGAAGCGGCTCGATGGCACACAGGCGGCATTCTTCACACGAGCCGGCCAGCACGCGATACCCGTCGTCAGCGGCTTCATGTCGAAGCGCGCGTGGATCGCGGAGGCGATGGGCGTCGAGGAATGTGATTTGCTCGCGCGCTTTCGCGCCGCCGCCGATGCACCCGTCGCGTCGCAACTCGTCGCCAGCCGTTCGGCCGTCTGCCAGCAGGTCGTACATACCAACGGGATCGACCTGCACGCGCAGCTGCCCATCCCGACACATAGCGAGCACGACAACGGTCCGTACATCACGGCAGGCCTCGTGATCGCGCGCAATCCGCGCACGGGCGTGCAGAACGTATCGATCAACCGCATTCAGGTGCATGGCCGCGACCGCATGGCCATCCTGCTGCTGCCGCGCCATCTGCACGCGTTCCAGAAGGCCGCTGAAGCCGCCGGCGATGCGCTCGACGTTGCCATCGCCATCGGCGTCGATCCGCTGACGATGCTCGCGTCGCAAGCCATCACGCCGATCGACAACGACGAACTCGAAATCGCGGGCGCATTGCAGGGCGCGCCGCTGCCCGTTGCGCAGTGCGTGACGAACGGCGTGCACGTGCCCGCGTTCGCGGAGATCGTGATCGAAGGGCGCATTCTGCCCAACGTGCGCGAACCCGAAGGCCCGTTCGGCGAATTCCCGAAGTACTACAGCGCGCGGGAAGCACGCGAGGTGATCGAGGTCACGGCCGTCACGCATCGGCACAACCCCATCTTTCATACGATCGTGCCCGCCGAAATGGAGCATCTGCTGCTCGGCGCGATTCCGCGCGAAGCGACCTTGCTCGCGCATCTGCAACGCAGCCATCCCGGCGTGAAGGACGTGCATCTTTCCGTCGGCGGCGTGTGCCGCTATCACCTGTGGGTCCAGTTCGACAAGAAGCGCGAAGGCGAAGCGAAGAACGTGATTCTCTGCGCATTCGGCGCGCACTACGACATCAAGCAGGTGGTCGTCGTCGATATGGACGTGGACGTGCACGATCCCGCCGAAATCGAATGGGCGGTCGCGACGCGCTTCCAGGCAGATCGCGATCTCGTCGTGATCGAAGGCGCGCAAGGCTCGCCGCTCGATCCGTCGACGACGGTGGGCCAGCCCGACGACGCGCCGCCGCATCTGCAGGGCGTCAGCGCAAAGATGGGAATCGACGCGACGCGGCCCGTCGCGTATCCGGCGCATGTGTTCACGCGCGTGCGCATTCCCGGTGAAGACGAGGTCGATCTCGACGCACTCGTCGCCACGGACAACACCGCGTTCGACGCGTGGCTGGGCGGTGCGCGCCATGACTGA
- a CDS encoding UbiX family flavin prenyltransferase, whose translation MTEHAVRKPRIVVGISGASGAMIGVRLLAALRRLDTHETHLIVSQSGALTAAQELGLTRSDLDGMADVVHNVRDIGAAVASGSFLTAGMVIVPCSMKTLAGIANGFADNLLTRAADVMLKERRRLVLVARETPLNLAHLRNMTQATEMGAIVMPPVPAFYAHPKTIEDVVDHTVGRILDLFAIEHREIAKRWSGLGDAMAMRRDEEGALR comes from the coding sequence ATGACTGAGCATGCTGTGCGCAAGCCGCGCATCGTCGTCGGCATTTCCGGCGCGAGCGGCGCGATGATCGGCGTGCGCTTGCTCGCCGCGCTGCGCCGCCTCGACACGCACGAGACGCATCTGATCGTGTCGCAGTCGGGCGCGTTGACGGCGGCGCAGGAACTGGGACTGACGCGCAGCGATCTCGACGGCATGGCCGACGTGGTGCACAACGTGCGCGATATCGGCGCAGCGGTGGCCAGTGGCTCGTTTCTCACGGCGGGCATGGTGATCGTGCCGTGCTCGATGAAAACGCTGGCGGGAATCGCCAACGGCTTCGCGGACAACCTGCTGACGCGCGCGGCCGACGTGATGTTGAAGGAGCGCCGCCGCCTCGTGCTCGTCGCGCGCGAGACGCCGCTCAACCTCGCGCATCTTCGCAACATGACGCAGGCAACCGAAATGGGCGCAATCGTGATGCCGCCCGTGCCCGCGTTCTACGCGCATCCGAAGACGATCGAAGACGTCGTCGATCACACGGTCGGACGCATTCTGGATCTGTTCGCCATCGAGCATCGCGAGATCGCAAAACGTTGGAGCGGCCTTGGCGACGCGATGGCGATGCGTCGCGACGAGGAGGGAGCGCTTCGATGA